The following proteins are co-located in the Leptodactylus fuscus isolate aLepFus1 chromosome 8, aLepFus1.hap2, whole genome shotgun sequence genome:
- the GORASP2 gene encoding Golgi reassembly-stacking protein 2, producing the protein MGGSQSVEIPGGGTEGYHVLRVQENSPGHRAGLEPFFDFIVSINGLRLNKDNDTLKDLLKANVEKPVKMVVYSSKTLELRETTVTPSNMWGGQGLLGVSIRFCSFDGANENVWHVLEVEPNSPAALAGLRPHTDYIIGADTVMNESEDLFSLIETHEGKPLKLYVYNTDTDNCREVVITPNSAWGGEGSLGCGIGYGYLHRIPTRPFEEGKKISLPGQSPGAPVSPLKDGFTEVQLSSVNSPPTLPVATTGIEGSLSGLSLNANPPAVTSALNSGLPTVPVLTPQINHSLASVPLNPAVSLPGIMPLSTGLPTLQNLPNLNIPAANLISRPGFPDLTHSVSNLPPLGPLPPLNMPGLPPLSVNPQFPTFPLPSIASNPIPSLLEQIPVPFVENGTSTAEETGRADLPATEKVTVSNTEAAVAESS; encoded by the exons ATGGGGGGCTCACAGAGCGTGGAGATCCCTGGTGGAGGGACGGAAGGCTACCATGTGTTGCGG GTACAAGAAAATTCCCCTGGACACAGAGCTGGGCTGGAACCCTTCTTTGACTTTATAGTGTCTATAAATGGACTTAGATTG AATAAAGACAATGATACACTTAAGGATCTGCTGAAGGCTAATGTCGAGAAGCCTGTGAAAATGGTGGTGTATAGCAGCAAGACACTGGAGCTGCGGGAGACAACGGTTACCCCCAGTAATATGTGGGGGGGACAAGGCTTACTGGGGGTCAGCATACGATTTTGTAGCTTTGATGGAGCCAATGAGAATGTGTGGCATGTGCTG GAGGTAGAACCTAATTCTCCTGCAGCCTTAGCTGGTTTGCGGCCTCACACAGACTACATCATTGGAGCAGACACTGTAATGAATGAG tcagAAGATCTGTTCTCCCTCATTGAGACCCATGAAGGAAAGCCTTTAAAGCTTTATGTGTATAACACAGACACAGACAACTGTAGAGAGGTGGTCATCACACCAAACTCAGCCTGGGGTGGAGAAGGCAG CTTAGGATGTGGAATAGGATATGGTTACCTTCACCGGATACCTACCCGGCCATTTGAAGAAGGAAAGAAAATCTCTCTGCCAGGGCAGTCCCCGGGGGCGCCTGTGAGTCCTCTAAAAGACGGCTTTACAGAG GTCCAGCTGTCATCTGTAAATTCCCCTCCAACATTGCCTGTTGCAACCACAGGAATTGAAGGAAGTCTGTCGGGGCTCTCCCTTAATGCAAACCCACCTGCTGTCACCAGTGCCCTTAACTCAG GTTTACCAACCGTACCCGTATTAACGCCACAAATCAACCATTCCCTCGCCAGTGTCCCCCTAAATCCCGCTGTTTCATTACCAG GTATCATGCCATTATCCACTGGACTCCCCACCTTACAGAATTTACCCAACCTTAATATACCTGCCGCCAACCTCATTTCCAGGCCTGGCTTCCCGGACTTGACACACAGCG TGTCAAACTTGCCACCTCTTGGTCCTTTACCACCACTGAACATGCCCGGACTCCCTCCCCTTTCAGTAAATCCTCAGTTCCCCACATTTCCTCTGCCATCTATTGCAAGCAACCCAATTCCTTCACTGCTGGAGCAGATCCCCGTACCCTTTGTGGAAAATGGCACATCTACAGCAGAGGAGACAGGCAGAGCCGACCTTCCTGCCACAGAGAAAGTGACCGTCAGCAACACAGAAGCCGCCGTGGCCGAGTCCTCATAA